A single region of the Betta splendens chromosome 12, fBetSpl5.4, whole genome shotgun sequence genome encodes:
- the fam163ba gene encoding protein FAM163B, which translates to MTAGTVVITGGILATVILLLIIAVLCYCRLQYYCCKKEESESEEEEPDFAVTSRLPPVHSNHNIVAATAAASSIPNGPALFSTPPLARKLTRSQTFCPSCTHYELPFYLQPPQPQIHHQPDGLRNGGDRISYRSIQQQDLELPVPVNISNYRKPNLARSVTMRDMFTRSCSISTDV; encoded by the exons ATGACAGCCGGGACAGTGGTCATCACTGGTGGAATTCTAGCTACTGTTATATTACTCCTTATTATTGCAGTACTGTGCTACTGTAGGCTGCAG TACTATTGCTGTAAGAAGGAAGAGTCggagtcggaggaggaggagccagacTTTGCCGTCACCTCCCGCCTCCCGCCGGTCCACTCCAACCACAACATTGTGGCGGCAacagccgccgcctcctccatccCCAATGGCCCCGCCCTGTTCTCCACCCCTCCGCTGGCCAGGAAACTGACCCGCTCGCAGACCTTCTGTCCGTCCTGCACGCACTATGAGCTGCCTTTCTACCTCCAGCCCCCTCAGCCGCAGATCCACCACCAGCCGGATGGGCTGAGGAATGGAGGGGACCGGATCAGCTACcgcagcatccagcagcaggacctggagCTGCCGGTGCCGGTGAACATTTCAAACTACCGCAAACCGAACCTCGCCCGCTCGGTCACCATGAGGGACATGTTCACacgcagctgcagcatcagcactgATGTTTAG